A genomic window from Pseudohongiella acticola includes:
- a CDS encoding DUF1833 family protein: MSNLNTVRASAPSGIVIVETLEVLHDSFPSPIRVTNQLEAFSATLEDTAPHDAGQLVAFQPAYFELILPNANNGGTEIIDVNITNIDQVAADRMEIAMANPGPVSLIFRVYLSSDTSGPAIDPPTRLTIESAAADYVSLRAKAKNADNINRKFPGWVYNTFDHPGLAR, translated from the coding sequence ATGAGTAACCTGAATACTGTACGCGCCTCGGCGCCGTCCGGCATAGTTATCGTCGAGACGCTTGAGGTTCTTCACGACAGCTTCCCATCCCCGATCCGGGTGACTAATCAGCTCGAGGCTTTCAGCGCCACCCTTGAGGACACGGCGCCACATGATGCTGGGCAGCTGGTAGCGTTTCAGCCTGCATATTTTGAGCTCATATTGCCCAATGCTAACAACGGTGGCACCGAGATCATTGATGTAAATATCACGAACATCGACCAGGTTGCGGCTGATCGCATGGAGATTGCGATGGCGAACCCTGGGCCGGTCAGCCTGATATTCCGCGTGTACCTGTCAAGTGACACATCCGGCCCGGCTATCGACCCGCCGACACGGCTCACAATTGAGAGTGCCGCCGCCGACTATGTCAGTTTGAGAGCAAAGGCCAAGAATGCGGACAACATAAACCGCAAATTCCCTGGCTGGGTCTATAACACGTTCGACCACCCAGGGCTGGCCAGATGA
- a CDS encoding S49 family peptidase, translated as MPAINYPHIAMMVFNTPLYATPDLVRSVRAALEPRLLGKSASGDMITELMELSRDEERAIKDVEIHGRVAIIPVHGILVARRGQIDAACQELISYERLATVIHAAVKHDLVEEIVLDFHTGGGQAIGCKELADNIRAWSQIKPITAVVNFAAYSAGYYLASACSRIVCSPTGGVGSVGVIIETYEVSKWEEEIGIKYNTFYRGDHKNDFSPHEPITDQAVEQINTRLDYSYNMFVESVASYRGLSAEAVIDTQARCFSAEEALALKLIDEIAPGQQAVNAIAQKYTQSTQPNGRRVQARAKAVDLNCRF; from the coding sequence ATGCCTGCAATAAACTACCCCCACATCGCCATGATGGTGTTCAACACGCCATTGTATGCAACGCCTGATCTTGTGCGTTCGGTGCGCGCTGCGCTGGAGCCGAGACTGCTGGGTAAATCCGCATCCGGCGACATGATAACCGAGCTGATGGAGCTGTCTCGTGATGAGGAGCGTGCGATCAAGGACGTTGAGATCCATGGTCGAGTTGCGATCATCCCGGTGCACGGGATTCTGGTTGCTCGCCGCGGGCAGATCGATGCCGCGTGCCAGGAGCTGATTTCGTACGAGCGCCTGGCTACAGTCATTCATGCTGCAGTAAAGCACGACCTGGTCGAGGAGATCGTGCTGGACTTCCACACCGGCGGCGGCCAGGCCATCGGCTGCAAAGAGCTCGCAGATAACATCCGTGCATGGAGTCAGATCAAACCGATTACTGCGGTTGTGAATTTCGCCGCCTACAGCGCCGGGTACTATCTGGCCAGCGCCTGCAGCCGGATTGTTTGTAGCCCAACCGGCGGTGTCGGATCAGTCGGAGTGATCATCGAAACCTACGAAGTAAGTAAGTGGGAAGAAGAGATCGGCATCAAGTACAACACCTTCTACCGCGGCGACCACAAGAACGACTTCTCTCCGCACGAGCCGATCACTGATCAAGCCGTAGAGCAAATCAACACTCGCCTGGATTACTCCTACAACATGTTTGTTGAATCCGTTGCCTCCTATAGGGGTTTGTCTGCAGAGGCCGTGATCGATACCCAGGCCCGTTGCTTCAGTGCCGAAGAAGCCCTGGCCTTGAAGCTTATTGACGAGATCGCGCCTGGTCAGCAGGCAGTCAACGCGATTGCCCAGAAGTACACCCAATCAACTCAGCCCAATGGCCGGCGAGTGCAAGCCCGCGCCAAGGCGGTTGACCTGAATTGTCGTTTCTAG
- a CDS encoding DUF3168 domain-containing protein, protein MFAPVFATLSASAEVAQLLGSGADMRLYPIEADQGTPVPYAVITQIGGPTENQLSGGSATDRYLIQIDSYAKTLTEARAVAGALRAAVQDFADVDSVGRESRSAKTRHYSYQFDIEWLIAN, encoded by the coding sequence ATGTTCGCACCAGTATTCGCCACGCTCTCCGCCTCGGCAGAGGTTGCGCAATTGCTGGGCTCTGGTGCCGATATGCGCCTGTACCCCATCGAGGCCGACCAGGGCACGCCTGTGCCATATGCAGTCATCACGCAAATCGGCGGACCAACCGAGAACCAGCTTTCCGGTGGGTCGGCGACCGATCGTTATCTGATCCAGATCGATAGCTACGCCAAAACGCTTACTGAAGCACGAGCTGTCGCTGGCGCCCTGCGCGCCGCAGTACAAGACTTTGCGGACGTTGACTCAGTCGGCCGTGAATCCCGAAGTGCGAAAACCAGGCACTACAGTTACCAGTTCGATATTGAATGGCTAATTGCAAATTAA
- a CDS encoding HK97-gp10 family putative phage morphogenesis protein, with protein MTDGLTHSIAGIDDVVDRLSQYPDRVQKRVATAAARKGANVLRDAARLRASKLDDPDTPRNISLNIVAQSAARLGRENGGVAMRVGVLGGARPSSESGTDANPGGSTQHWRMLEFGTQHMPAQPIFRPAAAESQQAVFSAMADEFNKRLDRLERDN; from the coding sequence GTGACTGATGGGCTGACACATAGTATCGCCGGCATTGACGATGTCGTTGATCGTCTCAGTCAATACCCTGACCGGGTACAAAAGCGAGTGGCTACAGCTGCAGCACGCAAGGGTGCCAATGTGTTACGAGATGCCGCTCGGCTGCGCGCGTCCAAACTCGACGATCCAGATACGCCACGCAACATCTCATTGAACATTGTTGCCCAGAGCGCCGCCCGGCTTGGCCGTGAGAACGGCGGGGTGGCAATGCGCGTCGGTGTCCTGGGCGGCGCCCGTCCCAGCTCGGAGTCCGGTACCGACGCGAACCCCGGTGGCTCAACACAGCACTGGAGAATGCTGGAGTTCGGCACGCAGCACATGCCAGCCCAGCCCATATTCCGCCCGGCCGCCGCTGAGTCGCAGCAGGCGGTGTTCAGCGCGATGGCGGATGAGTTCAATAAACGGCTCGACCGATTGGAGAGGGATAACTGA
- a CDS encoding phage major capsid protein, giving the protein MTIEELRRKRSEVNAQIQALATTENDQGSLNEEQLAEFDKLSTEFDALTASLTRKETAERTAAAAAVPVSTLGNTSAAVHVKKELQQYPGAGFARVAMSIAAGKGDLSQAVKFARAEIGDESVAMAVETSANSGGSLIPQNLHDEVIELLRPRTVVRNLGARTMPLPNGNLSLPRMASGATSSYVGEGSDVLASGGTTDDVALTAKTMITLVPISNQLIGRAGFQVEQIFLNDALASMAVREDKAFLRDTGASDTPTGFAKVCLDEGRVVAWSGTVDLATIDAYLDSLILELMESDSLLVSPGWALAPRTFMKLFGLRDGNGNKVYPEMAQNMLKGWPIKHSTTIPVNLDTSEAANNDETEIYFADWADVVIGESDTMSIAFSNEAAYKDAGGNMVSAFSRNQSLIRVVKEHDVGFRHPEGLVLGTEIPW; this is encoded by the coding sequence ATGACTATCGAAGAACTTCGCCGCAAGCGATCAGAGGTTAACGCCCAGATTCAGGCGCTTGCTACTACCGAGAACGATCAAGGCAGTCTGAATGAAGAGCAGCTTGCTGAGTTTGACAAGCTGTCTACCGAGTTCGATGCACTGACAGCCAGCCTCACTCGGAAAGAAACTGCCGAGCGCACAGCTGCTGCCGCTGCGGTACCGGTGTCCACTCTGGGCAATACTTCTGCTGCCGTTCACGTTAAGAAAGAGCTGCAGCAATATCCTGGCGCCGGCTTCGCGCGAGTTGCGATGTCGATCGCTGCAGGCAAGGGTGATCTGTCCCAGGCTGTTAAGTTCGCTCGCGCTGAGATCGGTGATGAGTCCGTTGCAATGGCGGTGGAAACTTCTGCCAACAGCGGCGGATCATTGATTCCTCAGAACCTGCACGATGAGGTTATCGAACTGCTGCGTCCCCGTACGGTGGTGCGCAACCTGGGAGCGCGCACAATGCCGTTGCCCAACGGCAACCTGAGCTTGCCTCGCATGGCCTCTGGCGCAACGTCCAGCTACGTTGGTGAGGGTAGTGACGTGCTGGCCAGCGGGGGCACCACAGACGATGTCGCGCTGACAGCCAAGACCATGATCACTCTGGTTCCTATTTCGAACCAGCTTATCGGTCGCGCCGGCTTCCAGGTTGAGCAGATCTTCCTGAATGACGCACTGGCCAGCATGGCGGTTCGCGAAGACAAGGCCTTCCTGCGTGACACAGGCGCAAGTGATACCCCAACGGGTTTTGCAAAAGTGTGTCTCGACGAAGGTCGGGTCGTGGCCTGGAGCGGTACGGTTGACCTGGCAACAATCGATGCCTACCTGGACAGCTTGATTCTTGAGCTGATGGAAAGCGACAGCCTGTTGGTGTCACCTGGCTGGGCGCTGGCGCCTCGCACGTTCATGAAGCTGTTTGGTCTGCGTGATGGCAATGGGAACAAGGTTTACCCGGAAATGGCGCAAAACATGCTGAAGGGCTGGCCCATCAAGCACTCTACAACCATCCCCGTGAATCTGGATACATCGGAAGCGGCGAACAACGACGAAACCGAAATCTACTTCGCCGACTGGGCGGATGTCGTAATCGGTGAAAGCGACACCATGTCGATCGCATTCTCAAACGAGGCGGCATATAAGGACGCCGGCGGCAACATGGTCAGTGCTTTCAGTCGCAACCAGTCGTTGATCCGCGTCGTCAAGGAACACGATGTCGGTTTCCGTCATCCGGAAGGCCTGGTGCTGGGTACCGAGATCCCCTGGTAA
- a CDS encoding phage tail tube protein has translation MSKVDITKGMKVYMIDPAANDGAGAVVELKKVTSFNFGGAPATEIDDTTWDNEEVMTRIAGLKDPGQATLNVLHSVGEASHKLLKDMDDANDSMQTTFAVGFNDGAAPPTITTGEFTYPDTRTFMAIKGWVIDWPIDFQLNSSVPVPVSIRRASKLIVSRKVPA, from the coding sequence ATGTCAAAGGTTGATATCACAAAAGGCATGAAGGTTTACATGATCGATCCGGCGGCCAATGATGGTGCTGGCGCTGTCGTCGAGCTGAAGAAAGTCACCAGCTTCAACTTCGGCGGTGCGCCTGCAACCGAAATTGATGACACCACGTGGGACAACGAGGAGGTCATGACACGCATTGCTGGCCTCAAGGACCCGGGCCAAGCGACACTGAACGTGTTGCACAGCGTGGGAGAAGCTTCCCACAAGCTGCTCAAGGATATGGACGACGCCAACGACAGCATGCAAACCACATTTGCTGTTGGCTTCAATGACGGCGCCGCGCCTCCCACAATCACTACCGGGGAGTTTACCTACCCGGACACTCGCACATTCATGGCAATCAAAGGCTGGGTAATCGACTGGCCGATTGATTTTCAGCTCAACAGTAGCGTGCCGGTACCGGTTTCTATTCGCCGTGCAAGCAAGCTGATCGTCAGCCGGAAGGTGCCGGCGTAA
- a CDS encoding host specificity factor TipJ family phage tail protein, giving the protein MLITEYQNGFDLQHDRAFYSPAPGTTFADWYEIHYRGREYSVALVVLDGEPLARERWRDDLKGEQIHIMLKPGDPMTVFTVINTALAIGSVVYSLVNRPNAPNTPEESPTYSINAQSNEARLGAVVPVQYGRHRIWPDLLSQPFSTYASNDQYLYQLFCVGAGEYDTEDLQIDDTVVENFSEIDYEYYYNTPVTLFPTNVVTASEVGAQELGTDFTGPFIASAGGTQANRLEIDIVWDQGLFRARSEGDTDPATTTLIADYRAIDDLGEPTGSWTTFLNEVITDTTRVPKRLTRAVAVTPGRYEVRLRRGEISQTGPKMFTRCVWESLRAYLEDDAETYEGLTVLAVRARATGNLNQNSSRRFNLVGTRKLPIWDGSQWSAPTATRSIAWALADIIRAEYGAARADDLIDLQKLLALDATWSDRGDMFDYRFDVTTTMWESLKLAARAGRAIPVMNNQVISFMRAAPQSVPATIFNRKNLRDFTVEYQFLNEESPDSVLAEYVAPDLGWQVHQVLCQPPGSAGTNPKRVRYNGIINREQAFREGIYDAEVERKQRKTCKFTTELEGYIPQQGELVAVANEDFRYDQGGEVVEVDGLVLTLSEPLTWTPSVAHAIRLRKADGSVDGPHLALAGPNPNQVELNEALDWTPQTDGTMVRTLYHFGVLGSTLSDFLIKEMRPRGRLEVELVCLGVVDSVHSVDEAEVPPDNTPGPIAGNPDGPVIRTLLVENASNPAILHIAWSPAPGATEYVIERSLDDGDTWSLWTTTTNTQITLPAPTGDLSVRVAGVGRARGPWKYWSGTVGEYDIHSPTGLSLTAELALSTSGDYVTNLVFTFSPEEDDYHIKTFEAQYKLARHADWKPLYNALETRWEWQSAEIGVHQVRVRSVYVQGEVFSDWAEAQITSLGTFDSIAAVGLPDPVDPLLFITTDTEKSTADIRISVGYEGEGAAPDRFLLFYSAAQAPATLQITSDDGNKLYIDPDASIAGTFSLSVVAGSTAKRVRFSNTGIDIDLSGMWWIAIESPGNGNTRFFKIAESSTTEFVLAAADEFPFIPAPGDTIQVVELEYADSRLPEFSLLWVNGEVIRHGGIDFDGQYYVVAQQRGAEGTTQSDQGGQLAHYYPALGPLTNTVEIMASDFQLVDGRFVYSGTIPVSIPSEMVWGSVSCCLARRATESTGTQYVRSNIVQLIQAGPA; this is encoded by the coding sequence ATGCTGATCACTGAGTACCAGAACGGCTTCGACCTGCAGCATGATCGCGCGTTTTACAGCCCAGCCCCAGGCACGACTTTCGCTGACTGGTACGAGATACACTACCGTGGTCGAGAATACAGCGTTGCTCTGGTCGTGCTGGATGGAGAGCCGCTGGCGCGTGAGCGCTGGCGCGATGATTTGAAAGGCGAGCAGATCCACATAATGCTCAAGCCCGGCGATCCGATGACAGTATTCACGGTCATCAATACTGCCTTGGCAATCGGCTCCGTTGTCTATTCCCTGGTCAACCGGCCAAACGCTCCAAACACTCCAGAAGAAAGCCCGACGTATTCAATCAATGCCCAGTCCAATGAAGCGCGCCTGGGCGCTGTGGTGCCCGTGCAGTATGGTCGACACCGGATCTGGCCGGATCTCCTGTCGCAGCCGTTCAGCACCTATGCCAGCAACGATCAGTACCTGTACCAACTTTTTTGTGTCGGTGCCGGCGAGTACGACACTGAAGATCTGCAGATCGATGACACAGTCGTCGAGAACTTCAGTGAGATTGACTACGAGTACTACTACAACACGCCGGTGACGCTGTTCCCGACCAACGTTGTTACGGCCAGTGAGGTTGGCGCTCAGGAACTTGGTACTGATTTCACCGGTCCGTTCATCGCGTCCGCTGGCGGGACCCAGGCCAACCGGCTTGAGATTGACATTGTGTGGGATCAGGGGCTTTTCCGAGCTCGCTCAGAAGGCGACACGGATCCAGCGACGACGACACTGATAGCCGATTACCGAGCCATCGATGACCTAGGCGAACCTACCGGATCCTGGACGACCTTCTTAAACGAGGTGATCACCGATACCACCCGCGTGCCCAAGCGTCTTACCCGGGCAGTTGCCGTAACGCCTGGTCGTTATGAAGTGAGACTGCGCCGCGGTGAGATAAGCCAGACCGGTCCGAAGATGTTTACCCGCTGCGTTTGGGAATCTCTGCGCGCCTACCTGGAGGATGATGCCGAGACATACGAGGGCCTCACGGTTCTCGCAGTGCGTGCCCGGGCCACCGGTAACCTGAATCAGAACAGCAGCCGGCGTTTCAACCTGGTTGGCACGCGCAAGCTGCCAATATGGGATGGCTCACAATGGTCCGCCCCGACGGCCACCCGATCCATTGCGTGGGCGTTGGCTGACATCATACGCGCTGAGTATGGAGCAGCCCGTGCGGATGACTTGATTGACCTGCAGAAGCTGCTGGCTCTGGATGCCACCTGGAGCGACCGAGGAGACATGTTCGACTATCGCTTCGATGTGACCACTACCATGTGGGAGTCGCTGAAGCTTGCCGCCCGTGCCGGCCGCGCGATACCTGTCATGAATAACCAGGTGATCAGCTTCATGCGCGCCGCACCGCAGAGTGTTCCGGCCACGATATTCAACAGAAAGAACCTGCGCGATTTTACAGTCGAGTACCAATTTCTAAACGAGGAATCACCGGACAGTGTGTTGGCTGAATATGTTGCCCCCGACCTTGGCTGGCAAGTGCATCAGGTCCTTTGCCAGCCCCCGGGCAGCGCGGGCACGAATCCAAAACGCGTGCGCTACAACGGCATCATCAATCGCGAGCAGGCTTTCCGAGAGGGCATCTATGATGCCGAGGTCGAACGCAAGCAGCGCAAAACCTGTAAATTCACCACTGAGTTGGAAGGGTACATCCCGCAGCAGGGTGAGCTTGTTGCCGTCGCAAACGAGGATTTCCGGTACGACCAAGGCGGAGAGGTCGTAGAGGTAGATGGGCTGGTGCTGACGTTGTCAGAGCCGCTGACCTGGACTCCGTCCGTGGCGCATGCAATCCGTCTTCGCAAGGCCGACGGGAGTGTCGATGGTCCGCACCTTGCTCTTGCTGGGCCGAACCCAAATCAGGTGGAGCTCAATGAAGCCCTGGACTGGACGCCGCAAACTGACGGCACAATGGTGCGCACTCTTTATCATTTTGGCGTTTTGGGCTCGACGCTCAGCGATTTCCTGATTAAAGAGATGCGGCCACGCGGGAGGCTTGAGGTAGAGCTGGTATGCCTGGGTGTTGTGGACTCAGTCCATAGCGTTGATGAGGCCGAGGTTCCGCCGGACAATACGCCTGGGCCCATCGCAGGTAATCCGGATGGCCCCGTAATCAGAACGTTGCTGGTTGAGAACGCCAGCAATCCGGCCATACTCCACATTGCTTGGTCCCCAGCGCCTGGTGCCACCGAATACGTTATAGAGCGCAGCCTTGATGATGGGGACACGTGGAGCCTGTGGACTACTACCACCAACACGCAGATAACACTGCCAGCACCAACGGGCGACCTTAGCGTTCGCGTTGCCGGTGTTGGTCGTGCCCGGGGTCCCTGGAAGTATTGGTCAGGGACTGTCGGAGAGTATGACATCCACTCCCCAACGGGACTTAGTCTCACAGCTGAGCTGGCCCTGTCTACCAGCGGTGATTACGTGACGAACTTGGTATTCACGTTTAGCCCTGAAGAAGACGACTATCACATCAAAACGTTTGAGGCCCAGTATAAGCTGGCGCGACACGCCGACTGGAAGCCTTTGTATAACGCATTGGAAACACGTTGGGAGTGGCAGAGCGCCGAGATCGGCGTGCACCAAGTCAGGGTGCGTTCGGTTTATGTCCAGGGGGAGGTTTTCAGCGACTGGGCGGAGGCGCAGATCACTAGCCTGGGAACCTTCGACTCAATCGCTGCTGTCGGCCTTCCTGACCCAGTGGATCCGCTTCTGTTCATCACCACTGATACCGAGAAGTCCACTGCAGATATTCGTATCAGCGTGGGGTATGAGGGAGAGGGCGCGGCACCTGACCGTTTCCTCCTGTTTTATTCTGCTGCACAGGCTCCGGCCACCCTGCAAATAACATCGGACGATGGCAACAAACTCTACATCGACCCCGATGCAAGCATTGCAGGCACGTTCAGTCTGTCGGTGGTCGCCGGCAGTACCGCAAAGAGAGTGAGATTCAGCAACACCGGCATTGATATCGATTTGTCCGGGATGTGGTGGATTGCAATCGAGTCTCCAGGTAACGGCAACACCCGCTTTTTCAAAATAGCTGAGAGCAGCACCACTGAATTTGTACTAGCCGCAGCCGATGAGTTCCCTTTCATACCAGCGCCTGGAGACACGATCCAGGTGGTTGAACTCGAGTATGCCGATAGTCGTCTGCCCGAGTTCAGCCTGCTATGGGTAAACGGTGAAGTGATACGTCATGGCGGCATCGATTTTGATGGCCAGTATTATGTCGTGGCGCAGCAGCGCGGGGCAGAGGGTACCACCCAGTCAGACCAGGGTGGGCAACTGGCGCACTATTATCCTGCACTGGGCCCGTTGACGAATACTGTTGAGATTATGGCCAGCGATTTCCAGCTGGTTGACGGTAGATTCGTTTACAGCGGCACCATCCCAGTAAGCATACCCAGCGAGATGGTATGGGGTTCGGTCAGCTGTTGCCTGGCGCGGCGCGCTACTGAAAGCACAGGTACGCAGTACGTCCGCAGCAACATTGTTCAATTGATTCAGGCGGGACCAGCATGA
- a CDS encoding phage head closure protein, with product MRAGRLRHRLQLQQKAKTRDLDSGEFIDSWQTQVTVWAEIEPANASEFIESSATQAQITAKITIRFRPGLDSANWRGEHKGTIYKFEGPPMPDPRSGRKYLLIMASTGVSDGS from the coding sequence GTGAGGGCTGGAAGACTACGACACAGACTGCAGCTTCAGCAAAAGGCAAAGACCAGAGATCTGGATTCTGGTGAGTTCATCGACAGTTGGCAGACTCAAGTTACCGTATGGGCTGAAATTGAACCGGCCAATGCCAGCGAGTTCATTGAATCATCTGCGACCCAGGCGCAGATCACAGCAAAGATCACAATACGCTTTCGCCCAGGGCTGGACTCGGCAAATTGGCGAGGCGAACACAAGGGCACAATCTACAAATTCGAAGGGCCGCCCATGCCCGATCCCAGGTCAGGGCGGAAGTACCTTTTGATAATGGCGTCGACAGGAGTTTCTGATGGCAGCTAA
- a CDS encoding head-tail connector protein has protein sequence MVDLEFAKLQVHLEAEDTAENALLDVLIRAAYRFAEAHTQTRIAPTQVVLVLDRFPVNSNPIEVPWTPVRAISSLEYIDQDGQEQSLDPETLRLDSRSIYASIYPQFGTSWPVAIAEPESVTITLDVGFAEDDEPADITAAILLTIGHLYENRESVVIGSSAVELPFGVKALLADYVITAVG, from the coding sequence ATGGTTGATCTCGAATTTGCAAAACTTCAGGTCCATTTGGAGGCTGAGGACACAGCGGAGAACGCGCTGCTCGACGTATTGATACGCGCTGCGTACCGGTTTGCAGAAGCGCACACGCAGACCCGGATTGCGCCTACGCAAGTTGTTTTGGTCTTGGACAGGTTCCCGGTCAATAGCAACCCTATCGAAGTTCCATGGACTCCGGTGCGGGCGATTTCCAGTTTGGAGTACATCGACCAGGATGGCCAGGAGCAATCGCTTGATCCAGAGACTCTGCGTCTAGACTCACGATCAATCTACGCCAGTATCTATCCGCAATTTGGTACGAGCTGGCCCGTGGCAATAGCTGAGCCAGAGAGCGTGACGATAACGCTCGATGTTGGATTCGCAGAAGACGATGAGCCGGCGGACATTACAGCCGCGATCTTGTTGACCATAGGGCACCTGTATGAAAACCGTGAGAGCGTTGTTATTGGCAGCTCTGCAGTTGAATTGCCTTTTGGTGTGAAAGCTCTTTTGGCGGACTACGTGATAACGGCGGTGGGCTGA
- a CDS encoding NlpC/P60 family protein, protein MKYSYIRDYMGARFRHDAYGEDGCFDCYGLVWHIAKHHGGIELPRFDDYAGQLARINAAIDGAVLSSDWREVSAPQDFDAVVMRRAGEAYHVGCWLGVDDGKVLHATPQGVLCNDLAGLRRMNFQHITFYRYIHADH, encoded by the coding sequence ATGAAGTATTCCTACATCCGCGATTACATGGGCGCCCGGTTCCGTCACGACGCGTACGGGGAAGATGGCTGCTTCGACTGTTACGGCCTTGTCTGGCACATTGCTAAGCATCATGGCGGTATAGAGCTGCCAAGGTTTGATGACTACGCCGGTCAGCTGGCGCGGATAAACGCCGCGATCGACGGCGCCGTTCTCTCCAGCGACTGGCGAGAGGTAAGCGCCCCACAAGACTTCGACGCGGTTGTCATGCGCAGGGCAGGAGAGGCGTACCACGTTGGATGTTGGCTTGGCGTCGATGATGGCAAGGTGCTGCATGCCACACCACAAGGTGTTCTTTGCAATGACCTGGCGGGGCTGCGGCGCATGAACTTTCAGCACATCACTTTCTACCGGTATATCCATGCTGATCACTGA
- a CDS encoding phage tail assembly chaperone family protein, TAC → MNVEQLIASGAVRPTELIKKEITWARIDESSGDELVDVFDVHVRRLAYIDQERMLRMAFRSSRDASDDDEDAVQPAQHDSTTAALICVAIRLGDDASEELTYDQARQLEPNLARAMLDAINLVNPTPVKKKALARGSSLARAGAKRGRGKNSPRGQAKSKSS, encoded by the coding sequence GTGAACGTTGAACAACTTATAGCCTCGGGCGCGGTCCGCCCGACGGAACTGATCAAGAAAGAGATCACTTGGGCCCGAATAGATGAATCCTCGGGCGATGAGTTGGTAGATGTCTTTGACGTGCACGTCCGGCGCTTGGCATATATCGATCAGGAACGAATGCTGCGCATGGCATTCAGGAGCAGCCGAGATGCATCGGATGATGATGAAGATGCTGTTCAGCCTGCTCAGCATGACAGCACGACCGCTGCTCTTATCTGCGTTGCTATCCGCCTGGGTGACGACGCCAGTGAGGAGCTGACTTACGACCAAGCCAGGCAGCTTGAGCCAAACCTGGCGCGCGCAATGCTCGATGCGATCAACCTGGTGAATCCCACGCCTGTTAAAAAAAAAGCTCTCGCCAGAGGAAGTAGTTTGGCACGAGCTGGTGCTAAACGGGGTCGGGGGAAGAACAGTCCAAGAGGCCAAGCAAAATCTAAGTCCAGCTGA